A region of Veillonellaceae bacterium DNA encodes the following proteins:
- a CDS encoding helix-turn-helix domain-containing protein, translating into MLDQIASYLYQGVTITQAAENLHMSRITFRKWVLRYKEEGFKGLRPRQHLSYYSNQMKIQAVKEYLKGGVSMLSVCAKYRISGTLSLKTWIEAYNEHKLTDLVSEGGDLMGKRQQSVKEERVRIVQECIASGCDYNKIAKKYNMSYQTLYTWVKKFKEMGEVGLEDYRGKPIRLQTPRTEEEQLRQENARLLEEQKDLIAEIALLKKKMEIEERLRSSKDSALLTFSEILKP; encoded by the coding sequence ATGTTAGACCAGATTGCTTCATATCTCTATCAGGGTGTTACGATTACCCAGGCAGCTGAAAATCTTCATATGAGCCGCATAACATTCAGGAAATGGGTCCTCCGGTATAAAGAGGAGGGCTTTAAGGGATTGCGGCCCAGGCAGCATTTGTCTTACTACTCCAATCAGATGAAGATCCAGGCCGTAAAGGAATATCTTAAAGGCGGTGTTTCCATGCTTTCCGTCTGTGCCAAATACAGAATTTCCGGCACACTCTCCCTTAAAACATGGATTGAGGCGTATAATGAGCATAAGTTGACAGACCTCGTTTCTGAAGGAGGAGATCTTATGGGCAAACGCCAGCAATCGGTCAAGGAAGAGCGAGTCAGAATCGTTCAGGAGTGCATCGCCAGTGGATGCGATTATAACAAGATAGCCAAGAAGTACAACATGTCCTACCAAACGCTCTACACATGGGTAAAAAAGTTCAAGGAAATGGGCGAAGTTGGTCTTGAGGATTACAGAGGAAAGCCGATCAGGCTCCAAACGCCCCGGACCGAAGAAGAACAGCTGCGTCAGGAGAATGCCAGACTTCTTGAAGAACAGAAGGATCTTATAGCAGAGATTGCCCTGCTAAAAAAAAAGATGGAGATAGAGGAAAGGTTGCGTTCCTCGAAGGATTCAGCCTTACTCACCTTCTCAGAGATTTTAAAGCCATAA
- a CDS encoding endonuclease domain-containing protein, with protein MADFTPINREMKERAKAQRKTMTGMESNLWFRFLRKHQPRFRRKFVIGNYIADFYCSKAKLIIEVESKSRHSDLGLSYEKWNQRKSELQSNGVLRYSEADIFFNFDGVCKHIESITTERLKEFGHEAVISESQ; from the coding sequence ATGGCTGACTTTACGCCCATCAACAGAGAAATGAAAGAACGTGCCAAGGCGCAGAGGAAAACAATGACAGGAATGGAATCCAATCTTTGGTTCAGGTTCCTCAGGAAGCATCAGCCCCGCTTCAGAAGGAAATTTGTGATTGGAAATTATATTGCTGACTTCTACTGCTCCAAAGCGAAGCTCATCATAGAAGTAGAGAGCAAAAGCCGGCATTCTGATCTCGGATTGTCGTACGAAAAGTGGAATCAGCGTAAAAGCGAACTTCAGAGCAACGGCGTTCTCAGGTATTCTGAAGCTGATATCTTCTTCAATTTTGACGGTGTATGCAAACACATTGAAAGCATAACGACTGAGCGATTGAAGGAATTCGGACATGAAGCTGTCATTTCAGAATCCCAGTAA
- a CDS encoding histidine kinase — protein sequence MEPNWIIGIQHVWFGISLFLLLLLMICRTTFFRQAITAKEFTRQQIGIFIILFSVIGLCGTYWNVRAGGGIINFRAVGILLGGFVGGPIVGTAVGTIVGIHRAFFINTDSAFIHGGLSIIQGIAAGFLSYRLKNHFHNLWFWSFLYSFILEFLFWIFFAFLTWPTTTTYPVNFFHLSLPIIATNTIAVSIFYLAMEFFIHQRDSEKTQTTKSTFNAVITLFSTLHDGFKSFSVARVTEIMTTSLPTLIWAAILYNDQIYTRTNYKDDADKNQGDAEIAILKLQHSLPDLPHLITLPVKYKGKVVGSIFAAKSKGDTFTKTGTEFLHGICHILESIYESEKLKEEENLLAEAEIRALQAQINPHFLYNTLNTISYYIRSDPETARKLIQYLSDYFRHSLNNPSKLIPLSEELHVIECYTELERARFGDRLQIEYDFPKDKLDDIMVPPLLLQPLVENAVVHGIFKRPEGGQIKAGLIEHKDHYKIYVYDTGVGIARAKRKRLLRDHKRRDHIGLINVHQRLMSLFGERSGLHIISREGRGTLVFTNIPKVTAEEEKGAFEPCKTYAYW from the coding sequence ATGGAACCTAATTGGATCATAGGGATCCAGCATGTCTGGTTTGGCATATCCTTATTCCTGCTGCTTCTTCTCATGATCTGCCGCACCACATTCTTCAGGCAGGCCATCACGGCGAAAGAATTCACCAGGCAGCAAATAGGAATTTTCATCATACTCTTCTCCGTCATAGGTCTCTGCGGGACATACTGGAACGTCAGAGCCGGAGGCGGCATCATCAATTTCAGAGCCGTCGGCATCCTTCTTGGCGGCTTCGTCGGAGGACCGATTGTCGGGACAGCCGTCGGCACGATCGTCGGCATCCACCGCGCCTTCTTCATCAATACAGACTCTGCCTTCATCCATGGTGGACTTTCCATCATCCAGGGCATCGCGGCAGGATTCCTCTCCTACCGTTTGAAGAACCACTTCCATAACCTCTGGTTCTGGTCCTTCCTCTACTCATTCATCCTGGAATTCCTCTTCTGGATATTCTTCGCTTTCCTCACCTGGCCGACAACGACAACGTACCCGGTGAACTTCTTCCACCTGTCGCTCCCGATCATTGCGACAAACACGATCGCTGTCAGCATCTTCTACCTTGCTATGGAATTCTTCATCCACCAGAGAGACTCCGAAAAGACACAGACGACCAAGAGCACCTTCAATGCCGTCATCACCCTTTTCTCCACGCTCCACGACGGATTCAAATCCTTCTCCGTGGCGCGCGTCACGGAAATCATGACGACATCACTCCCCACACTCATCTGGGCCGCCATCTTATATAATGATCAGATTTATACAAGAACCAACTATAAAGACGACGCCGACAAGAACCAGGGCGATGCGGAAATCGCGATACTGAAACTGCAGCACTCACTTCCTGATCTTCCCCACCTCATTACCCTTCCCGTCAAGTACAAGGGCAAAGTCGTCGGCTCCATCTTCGCCGCCAAATCCAAAGGCGACACCTTCACCAAGACAGGCACCGAATTCCTTCACGGCATCTGTCACATCCTCGAATCCATTTACGAATCCGAGAAACTCAAGGAAGAAGAAAACCTTCTGGCCGAAGCGGAAATCCGTGCCCTCCAGGCGCAGATCAATCCGCACTTCCTCTACAACACATTAAATACCATTTCCTACTATATACGAAGCGACCCGGAAACAGCCAGAAAGCTCATCCAGTACCTCTCCGACTACTTCCGCCACAGCCTTAACAACCCTTCAAAGCTCATCCCCTTATCCGAAGAACTCCACGTCATCGAGTGCTACACGGAACTTGAAAGAGCCCGCTTCGGCGACAGGCTCCAGATCGAGTACGACTTCCCGAAAGACAAGCTCGACGACATCATGGTCCCGCCCCTTCTCCTTCAGCCCCTCGTAGAAAACGCCGTCGTCCACGGCATCTTCAAACGGCCTGAAGGCGGCCAGATCAAAGCAGGCCTCATCGAGCACAAAGACCACTACAAGATCTACGTCTACGACACAGGCGTCGGCATCGCAAGAGCCAAGAGAAAAAGACTCCTGCGCGATCACAAGCGCCGCGACCACATCGGACTCATCAACGTCCATCAGCGCCTCATGTCCCTCTTCGGAGAAAGAAGCGGCCTCCACATCATCAGCCGCGAAGGGAGAGGCACACTCGTCTTCACAAACATCCCGAAAGTCACCGCTGAAGAAGAAAAAGGAGCCTTTGAACCATGCAAGACATACGCGTACTGGTAG
- the mdcA gene encoding malonate decarboxylase subunit alpha, whose amino-acid sequence MLEIKPSTKNWNTRGEDTAARLKDGSAYAKGKIVAAEDTVKLLEAVLRPGDKVNIEGDNQKQADFLAKQLCAVDPTKIHDLHMIQSTLSIPEHLDVFEKGIAHKLDFAYAGSQGKRLAQMVQNGGVELGAIHTYLEMYSRYFIDLVPRVSLVTADAADAEGNIYTGFSTEDTPAIVEATKFNQGIVIFQVNKIVDKLPRVDIPADWVDYVIESPTPYMLNPLFTRDPAKITNERILKAMMAIKGIYAEYGVKVLNHGVGFDTAAVELILPTFAENLGLRGKICTHWVLNPHPTLIPAIETGWAQAIYSFGSEVGMEEYIKARSDIFAIGPDGTMRSNRAFAQAAGHYAADMFIGSTMQIDRFGNSSTATKNNVAGFGGAPNMGCDAKGRRHVTEAWKKAGEEVANRYELMGDRNRGKKLVVQMITTVSEKGFPGFVDQLDAVALQKNANLDLEPIMIYSDDLTHIVSEVGIAYLHKCHNMEERMNAIRAVAGKTEVGKLEDPEITKKLRKEGIVKLPEDLGVNPAEATRDLLAAKNMKDLVDWSGGLYDPPAKFRNW is encoded by the coding sequence ATGTTAGAAATCAAACCAAGCACGAAAAACTGGAACACCAGAGGCGAAGATACCGCTGCAAGACTGAAAGATGGTTCCGCTTACGCTAAAGGCAAGATCGTTGCTGCTGAAGACACTGTAAAACTCCTCGAAGCTGTACTCCGTCCAGGCGACAAGGTCAATATCGAAGGCGACAACCAGAAACAGGCTGATTTCCTCGCAAAACAGCTGTGCGCAGTAGATCCGACCAAGATTCATGACCTCCATATGATCCAGTCCACCCTGTCCATTCCGGAACATCTCGATGTTTTCGAAAAGGGCATCGCTCACAAACTTGATTTCGCATATGCAGGAAGCCAGGGCAAACGTCTGGCTCAGATGGTACAGAACGGCGGCGTAGAACTCGGCGCTATCCATACTTATCTGGAAATGTACTCCCGCTACTTCATCGACCTGGTACCGAGAGTTTCCCTCGTTACCGCTGATGCAGCTGATGCTGAAGGCAACATCTACACCGGTTTCTCCACTGAAGATACACCAGCTATCGTTGAAGCAACCAAATTCAACCAGGGCATCGTAATTTTCCAGGTCAACAAGATTGTTGACAAGCTGCCAAGAGTCGACATCCCGGCTGACTGGGTTGACTATGTCATCGAAAGCCCGACTCCTTACATGCTGAACCCGCTGTTCACCCGTGACCCGGCTAAGATCACTAACGAACGTATCCTCAAAGCTATGATGGCTATCAAAGGCATCTATGCTGAATACGGCGTAAAGGTTCTGAACCACGGCGTAGGCTTTGATACCGCTGCTGTAGAACTGATTCTCCCGACCTTCGCTGAAAATCTCGGCCTGCGCGGCAAGATCTGCACCCACTGGGTACTGAATCCGCATCCGACCCTGATTCCGGCTATCGAAACTGGCTGGGCACAGGCTATCTACTCCTTCGGTTCTGAAGTAGGTATGGAAGAATACATCAAAGCTCGTTCCGACATCTTCGCTATCGGACCGGACGGCACCATGCGTTCCAACCGTGCATTCGCACAGGCAGCTGGCCACTATGCAGCTGATATGTTCATCGGCTCCACCATGCAGATCGACCGCTTCGGCAACAGCTCCACCGCTACAAAGAACAACGTAGCAGGCTTCGGCGGCGCTCCGAACATGGGCTGCGATGCTAAAGGCCGTCGTCATGTAACCGAAGCTTGGAAGAAAGCCGGCGAAGAAGTAGCTAACCGCTATGAACTCATGGGCGACAGAAACCGCGGCAAGAAACTCGTTGTTCAGATGATCACCACCGTTTCCGAAAAAGGCTTCCCGGGCTTCGTAGATCAGCTTGATGCTGTAGCTCTGCAGAAGAACGCAAACCTGGATCTGGAACCAATCATGATCTACTCTGATGACCTGACCCACATCGTATCCGAAGTAGGTATCGCTTACCTCCACAAGTGCCACAACATGGAAGAAAGAATGAACGCTATCCGCGCTGTAGCAGGCAAGACAGAAGTAGGCAAACTCGAAGATCCGGAAATCACCAAGAAACTTCGCAAGGAAGGCATCGTAAAACTTCCGGAAGACCTCGGTGTCAACCCGGCTGAAGCAACCAGAGACCTCCTGGCTGCTAAGAACATGAAGGACCTCGTTGACTGGTCTGGCGGACTCTATGATCCGCCGGCTAAATTCAGAAACTGGTAA
- the madM gene encoding malonate transporter subunit MadM translates to MDIVAIATKLFNSNGMVFSFMLLGIIMYFAYKIGKLTHGRIHGSAIAIFFGLVLAYIGGVTTGGHKGIADVPLFAGMGLVGGAMFRDFAIVSTAFGADLAEIKKIGVRGVLSLFIGEFICLLAGFAVAYPMGYTDPIDLVTIGAGIATFVVGPVTGAALGASSEVIAISIAAGVVKSVLVMVVTPFVAKVLGLDNPQSAMAFGGIMGTTSGTAAGMAAVDPKLVPYAAMTATFYTGLGCLLFPSVFYFLTQMIFG, encoded by the coding sequence ATGGATATTGTAGCTATTGCAACAAAACTGTTCAATTCAAACGGCATGGTCTTCTCGTTTATGCTTCTTGGTATCATCATGTATTTCGCTTACAAAATCGGGAAGTTGACTCATGGCCGTATCCACGGCAGTGCTATCGCTATTTTCTTCGGTCTGGTTCTCGCTTATATCGGCGGTGTAACAACCGGAGGCCACAAAGGTATCGCTGACGTTCCGCTCTTCGCAGGCATGGGCCTCGTAGGCGGCGCTATGTTCAGAGATTTCGCTATCGTTTCCACCGCATTCGGTGCTGACCTGGCAGAAATCAAAAAAATCGGTGTAAGAGGCGTTCTGTCCCTGTTCATCGGTGAATTCATCTGCCTGCTCGCAGGCTTCGCTGTTGCTTATCCAATGGGATACACTGATCCAATCGATCTGGTAACCATCGGCGCAGGCATTGCAACATTCGTTGTAGGACCTGTTACCGGCGCAGCACTCGGCGCTTCTTCTGAAGTTATCGCTATTTCCATCGCAGCTGGCGTTGTTAAGTCCGTACTCGTTATGGTCGTAACTCCGTTCGTTGCTAAGGTTCTCGGCCTTGACAACCCGCAGTCTGCTATGGCATTCGGCGGCATCATGGGCACCACTTCCGGCACCGCTGCTGGTATGGCTGCTGTTGATCCGAAGCTCGTTCCATACGCAGCTATGACAGCAACATTCTACACCGGCCTGGGCTGCCTGCTCTTCCCATCTGTATTCTATTTCCTGACACAGATGATCTTCGGTTAA
- the bioA gene encoding adenosylmethionine--8-amino-7-oxononanoate transaminase, producing MTEKIDWQAEDKKYIWHPAMQMKDNEVFPPVVIDHAKGVYLYDTEGKPYLDIISSWWCNLLGHCNPEINEALKRQIDTLEHVIFTNFSHKPAIELSRELAELLPKGLTKFTYHDNGSSAVEAAMKMAYQYHNQTGHPERQKFMCLDSSYHGETIGALSVGSMDDYAGIFHPLLMDNIHFKGLDCYRCPYGKTRETCHIECFESAEEAFEKFGKETAACIVEPVLQGAAGMRMYPPAYLTKLRALCDKYGVLLIDDEIAAGFGRTGKLFAIEHAGISPDILCTSKGLTAGYMPMSITVTTDKVYDAFYDDYGTHKAFVHSHTYAGNPMGCAIALEVLKIMKRDHILDKVNEDGKYLHEELMKALGHHKNVGEIRHIGLINAIELVEDPATKKAFPSEKRIGWHVFRKAMAKGLVLRPMGDVIYFNPPLNISRGDLDKGVALCKEAVEAVLGE from the coding sequence ATGACTGAAAAAATTGACTGGCAGGCAGAAGACAAAAAATATATCTGGCATCCCGCTATGCAGATGAAGGATAACGAAGTATTTCCTCCGGTCGTCATCGACCATGCCAAGGGCGTCTACCTCTATGACACCGAAGGCAAGCCTTACCTCGATATCATTTCTTCCTGGTGGTGCAACCTTCTCGGCCACTGCAACCCGGAAATCAATGAAGCGCTGAAGCGCCAGATCGACACACTTGAGCACGTCATCTTCACGAACTTCTCCCACAAGCCGGCCATCGAGCTCTCCCGCGAGCTTGCTGAGCTTTTGCCGAAGGGCCTCACGAAATTCACCTACCACGACAATGGATCCTCCGCTGTCGAAGCTGCTATGAAGATGGCATACCAGTACCATAACCAGACCGGCCATCCGGAAAGACAGAAATTCATGTGCCTTGACTCCTCCTACCATGGCGAAACCATCGGCGCCCTTTCCGTCGGCTCCATGGACGACTATGCAGGCATCTTCCATCCGCTCCTGATGGACAATATCCATTTCAAAGGTCTTGACTGCTACCGCTGCCCGTACGGCAAGACAAGAGAGACGTGTCATATCGAATGCTTCGAAAGCGCAGAAGAAGCCTTCGAAAAATTTGGCAAGGAAACCGCAGCCTGCATCGTGGAACCAGTCCTCCAGGGCGCAGCCGGCATGAGAATGTACCCGCCGGCCTATCTGACAAAACTCCGCGCCCTCTGCGACAAGTACGGCGTCCTCTTGATCGACGACGAAATCGCGGCTGGCTTTGGCAGGACAGGCAAACTCTTTGCCATCGAACACGCAGGCATCAGCCCGGACATCCTCTGCACATCCAAAGGCCTCACCGCAGGCTACATGCCGATGTCCATCACCGTCACCACCGACAAAGTCTACGACGCCTTCTACGATGACTACGGCACCCACAAAGCCTTCGTCCACAGCCACACCTACGCAGGAAACCCGATGGGCTGCGCCATTGCCCTCGAAGTCCTGAAAATCATGAAACGCGACCATATCCTGGACAAAGTCAACGAAGACGGCAAGTACCTCCACGAAGAACTTATGAAAGCACTCGGCCATCACAAGAACGTAGGTGAAATCCGTCACATCGGCCTCATCAACGCCATCGAACTTGTAGAAGACCCCGCCACCAAGAAAGCCTTCCCCTCCGAAAAGAGAATCGGCTGGCACGTCTTCCGCAAAGCCATGGCCAAAGGCCTGGTCCTGCGTCCGATGGGCGACGTCATCTACTTCAACCCGCCGCTTAATATCTCCAGAGGAGACCTCGACAAAGGCGTAGCACTCTGCAAAGAAGCCGTCGAAGCTGTACTGGGGGAATAG
- a CDS encoding LytTR family DNA-binding domain-containing protein encodes MQDIRVLVADDEIPARGELKYELATIPGVQIVGECKNGKEVLDFLNVHPNVDILFLDIEMPFMNGLECAKEIQKRDYPVKIVFATGYSQFAVQAFDLEAFDYILKPYDEKRIQRTIKRYADGIELRENHRSPGEIINTSQRISLQTKDKTVMISPSKEIVIISTEKSDRSLFYTTSGIIESRMTLRDAEQLLAPHGFFRTHKGYIVNLSMIQELESQDNGTLLLTMNYFPKEKVPVSRHYIKDFKNTLHIS; translated from the coding sequence ATGCAAGACATACGCGTACTGGTAGCTGACGATGAAATTCCTGCCAGAGGAGAACTGAAATACGAACTCGCCACCATCCCCGGCGTGCAGATTGTCGGAGAATGCAAAAACGGAAAAGAAGTCCTCGACTTCCTGAACGTCCACCCGAACGTCGACATCCTCTTCCTTGACATCGAAATGCCCTTCATGAACGGACTTGAATGCGCCAAGGAAATCCAGAAAAGAGACTACCCGGTGAAAATCGTCTTCGCCACAGGCTACAGCCAGTTCGCCGTCCAGGCCTTCGACCTCGAAGCCTTCGACTACATCCTGAAACCCTATGACGAAAAACGCATCCAGAGAACCATCAAACGATACGCCGACGGCATAGAACTCAGAGAAAACCACCGCTCCCCGGGAGAAATCATCAACACCTCCCAGCGCATCTCCCTCCAGACCAAAGACAAGACAGTCATGATCTCCCCTTCCAAGGAAATCGTCATCATCTCCACAGAAAAATCCGACCGCTCCCTCTTCTACACCACCAGCGGCATCATCGAATCCAGAATGACCCTCCGTGACGCCGAACAGCTCCTCGCCCCCCACGGCTTCTTCCGCACACACAAAGGCTACATCGTCAACCTCTCCATGATCCAGGAACTCGAAAGCCAGGACAACGGCACCCTCCTCCTCACCATGAACTACTTCCCCAAGGAAAAAGTTCCGGTATCGAGGCACTACATCAAAGACTTCAAGAATACACTGCATATATCTTAA
- a CDS encoding IS3 family transposase, with translation MESLCRLSKVSRAAYYGWLNHIKSGRELLREKVAQEVMKTHQEYPDMGYRRINDWIKKDDNININVSDSLVLRIMRILNIKSVIKYKTDGCTRNAKDPKYIFENLLNRDFDAGVSNARWMTDVTEFKYTTADGVLHKLYLSAIIDGHDRRIVSYVIGDRNNTALAFETMEKALKENPGEHPMIHTDRGFQYTSNGFHKIVEKAGLVHSMSRVGCCADNGLMEGFWGMLKRERYYTRKFTSRKAVVSMINGYIYFYNNKRIQRKLHLLAPMEVFNAAPMAA, from the coding sequence ATAGAAAGTCTCTGCCGACTCTCAAAGGTCTCCCGGGCAGCTTATTACGGATGGCTGAATCATATTAAGAGCGGCCGTGAACTGCTGAGAGAAAAGGTCGCACAGGAGGTCATGAAAACCCATCAGGAATATCCGGATATGGGATACCGCCGGATTAACGATTGGATCAAGAAGGATGACAACATCAATATAAATGTAAGCGACAGTCTGGTTCTTCGTATCATGCGGATACTTAATATTAAGTCCGTGATCAAGTACAAGACCGATGGTTGCACTCGTAACGCAAAGGATCCAAAGTACATTTTTGAAAACCTGCTGAACCGTGACTTTGATGCCGGCGTGTCCAATGCAAGATGGATGACGGATGTCACTGAATTCAAGTACACAACTGCTGATGGAGTTTTGCACAAGTTATATTTAAGCGCGATTATTGACGGCCATGATCGCCGGATTGTCTCTTATGTCATCGGCGACAGGAACAATACTGCACTGGCTTTTGAGACAATGGAAAAGGCACTTAAAGAGAATCCTGGAGAACATCCAATGATTCATACCGACCGCGGATTCCAGTATACAAGCAACGGATTCCATAAGATTGTTGAAAAAGCAGGACTGGTTCACAGCATGTCCCGTGTAGGCTGCTGTGCAGACAACGGTCTGATGGAAGGGTTCTGGGGAATGCTGAAGCGCGAACGTTACTACACACGTAAATTCACCAGCCGTAAAGCAGTGGTAAGCATGATCAACGGCTACATCTACTTCTACAACAACAAACGCATTCAGCGCAAATTACATCTTTTAGCTCCAATGGAAGTATTCAACGCAGCTCCAATGGCTGCATGA
- a CDS encoding diguanylate cyclase gives MALYQNTYTLQDIDELSGCIKAFQEAHPSPAPYLSISIFTHWNDPALIQAMTDGLSKAFPRAAIAGLTTAGGIEDGQMNTGKTILSFMAFDESPVEVLHYDMKDMSIKDAAEKCFEVCKNMKDLRAVEILETQLTGNVEPFLDAISALPPSVSVFGGGADTDDLNQPSYIFDKEAIMNEGFVIVLFRGTVEVLTRSVLGWQPLGRQVTITAMDGNMVIKELDHRPAVNFYEKYLKIDPSVDFDKKTLSFPLVVEKDGVELARLPMSCRKDGSLVFNIALHVGDKLRMAYGDPNEIINGSRRVLGRIRDFGPQGMLLFSCVVRRYYLKDDVNQILSAYERITPAAGGYTRGEIDRIEGHVYTMNMNLVSAAFREETKDYQRTIAEISNDPSHIENDPALNLDDSLSTVQRLASFITVTSKELSDAYQKLAFVAGHDSLTDLLNRGRIEWVLRHLIEDTNKTHHTFSAIMIDIDSFKHINDTYGHGVGDEVLIRLADIMKNGVRPTDYAGRWGGDEFVILLPDTDIDQSEKVADRMRRNFAEADILPDGKTVTASFGVTTSYEGETLESFYRRMDSALYTAKGAGKNQVILLRSEKSTNK, from the coding sequence TTGGCTTTGTATCAAAACACGTATACTCTGCAGGACATCGACGAACTTTCCGGATGCATCAAAGCATTCCAGGAAGCTCACCCATCTCCTGCACCCTATCTTTCCATCTCGATTTTCACACACTGGAACGATCCCGCGCTGATCCAGGCAATGACAGACGGGCTTTCAAAAGCATTTCCCAGAGCCGCTATCGCAGGGCTCACGACCGCAGGCGGCATAGAAGACGGACAAATGAATACGGGAAAGACCATCCTTTCATTCATGGCCTTTGACGAAAGTCCTGTCGAAGTGCTGCACTATGATATGAAAGACATGAGCATCAAAGATGCGGCTGAGAAGTGCTTTGAAGTCTGCAAGAACATGAAGGACCTTCGCGCTGTGGAAATCCTGGAAACCCAGCTTACGGGCAATGTAGAGCCCTTCCTGGACGCTATTTCAGCACTCCCGCCTTCCGTTTCTGTTTTCGGCGGCGGCGCTGACACGGATGATCTCAATCAGCCATCCTATATCTTTGATAAAGAAGCCATCATGAATGAAGGATTCGTCATCGTGCTCTTCAGAGGCACCGTCGAAGTCCTCACGCGTTCGGTACTCGGCTGGCAGCCGCTCGGCCGTCAGGTCACGATTACCGCCATGGACGGCAATATGGTCATCAAGGAACTCGACCATCGCCCTGCCGTCAACTTCTATGAAAAATATCTGAAGATCGACCCTTCCGTCGATTTCGACAAGAAGACACTGAGCTTCCCGCTCGTCGTCGAAAAAGACGGCGTCGAACTCGCCCGCCTTCCGATGAGCTGCCGCAAAGACGGCTCCCTCGTATTCAATATCGCCCTCCACGTCGGAGACAAGCTCCGCATGGCATACGGCGATCCGAATGAAATCATCAATGGCAGCCGCAGAGTCCTAGGCCGCATCCGCGACTTCGGACCACAGGGCATGCTCCTCTTCTCCTGCGTCGTCAGAAGGTACTACCTGAAAGATGACGTCAACCAGATCCTGAGCGCCTACGAAAGAATCACACCTGCTGCCGGTGGTTACACCAGAGGCGAGATCGACCGCATCGAAGGCCACGTTTACACCATGAACATGAACCTTGTCTCTGCTGCCTTCCGTGAAGAAACAAAGGACTACCAGAGAACCATCGCAGAAATCTCCAATGACCCGTCGCACATCGAGAATGACCCGGCATTGAACCTCGATGATTCCCTCTCCACCGTTCAGCGCCTTGCCTCCTTCATCACCGTCACATCCAAGGAACTGTCCGACGCCTACCAGAAGCTTGCCTTCGTAGCCGGCCACGACAGCCTGACAGACCTTTTGAACAGAGGCCGCATCGAATGGGTCCTCCGTCATCTCATCGAAGACACAAACAAGACGCACCACACATTCTCAGCCATCATGATTGATATCGACTCCTTCAAGCACATCAACGACACCTACGGACATGGCGTCGGCGACGAAGTCCTCATCCGCCTTGCCGACATCATGAAAAACGGCGTCCGCCCGACCGATTATGCCGGCCGCTGGGGCGGCGACGAATTCGTCATTCTCCTGCCGGATACAGACATCGACCAGTCCGAAAAAGTAGCCGACCGCATGAGAAGAAACTTCGCAGAAGCAGACATCCTGCCAGACGGCAAGACAGTCACCGCAAGCTTCGGTGTCACCACCTCCTACGAAGGAGAAACACTCGAAAGCTTCTACAGAAGAATGGACAGCGCCCTCTACACCGCAAAAGGCGCAGGGAAAAACCAGGTCATCCTCCTGAGAAGCGAGAAGTCCACCAATAAATAA
- the madL gene encoding malonate transporter subunit MadL produces the protein MIIYGVALLAGCFMVGNLIGDMLGVVLGVKANIGGVGFAMLFLIIISSWAQKKGLMKEPEEQGIKFWSAMYIPIVVAMSSIQNVAAALSGGVVAAAGGILAVAVGFLLIPVLAKKQPSAEVSAAKPEDKK, from the coding sequence ATGATTATTTATGGTGTTGCTCTTCTGGCAGGCTGCTTCATGGTAGGCAACCTGATCGGCGACATGCTGGGCGTTGTTCTGGGGGTCAAGGCTAACATCGGCGGCGTAGGTTTCGCTATGTTGTTCCTGATCATCATCTCCAGCTGGGCACAGAAGAAGGGTCTCATGAAGGAACCGGAAGAACAGGGTATCAAATTCTGGTCCGCTATGTACATTCCGATCGTCGTAGCAATGAGCTCCATCCAGAACGTAGCAGCTGCACTGAGCGGCGGCGTAGTCGCAGCAGCAGGCGGCATTCTGGCAGTAGCAGTTGGCTTCCTCCTGATTCCGGTACTGGCTAAGAAACAGCCATCCGCAGAAGTATCTGCAGCTAAACCGGAAGACAAGAAATAA